The proteins below come from a single Mesobacillus jeotgali genomic window:
- the paaA gene encoding 1,2-phenylacetyl-CoA epoxidase subunit PaaA, whose translation MENTISFDLMSEEAKYEHFMSRIEAGDKVEAEDWMPDDYRMTLIKLISMHGISEIMGALPEKEWVPKAPTLKRKLGIMAKVQDEMGHGQLLLRVAEDLMKPLGKSRENIIQDLLSGDLKFHNVFHMEAKTWGDAGLIGWLVDGAAIISQTNMLDASYGPYARALKRICAEEVFHAQHGEAIIMALAEGTDEQKAMIQDSLDRWWEALLMFFGPADASTTGTSKQDTTIKYRIRTKTNEELRQDFFTKYIPRVLSLGLKLPDETMHFDQESGMWQYKQPDWSKFKQIIKNNGPKSKDRLRLREISYSNNKWVIDALSAKA comes from the coding sequence CACAATTTCCTTCGATCTAATGAGCGAAGAAGCGAAATATGAGCACTTCATGAGCCGGATTGAAGCAGGCGATAAAGTTGAGGCAGAAGACTGGATGCCGGATGACTATCGAATGACACTGATCAAGCTTATATCAATGCATGGCATCAGTGAAATAATGGGTGCGCTCCCGGAAAAAGAATGGGTCCCAAAAGCGCCTACTTTGAAAAGAAAGCTGGGGATCATGGCGAAGGTGCAGGATGAAATGGGACACGGCCAACTTTTGTTAAGAGTGGCCGAAGATTTGATGAAGCCGCTGGGAAAATCACGCGAGAACATCATACAGGATTTGCTTTCCGGCGACTTGAAATTCCACAATGTCTTCCATATGGAAGCAAAAACATGGGGAGATGCCGGATTGATTGGCTGGCTTGTCGATGGTGCAGCCATTATATCCCAGACGAATATGCTTGATGCTTCGTATGGGCCATACGCAAGAGCGTTGAAGCGAATCTGCGCGGAGGAGGTTTTCCATGCCCAGCACGGCGAGGCGATCATCATGGCGCTTGCAGAAGGAACTGACGAGCAGAAAGCGATGATTCAGGATTCGTTAGACCGCTGGTGGGAAGCGCTTCTAATGTTCTTCGGTCCTGCAGATGCGTCTACTACTGGAACTTCCAAACAGGACACAACCATCAAGTACAGGATCAGAACGAAAACAAACGAGGAGCTCCGCCAGGACTTTTTCACAAAATATATTCCAAGGGTCCTGTCGCTTGGTTTGAAGCTGCCAGATGAAACGATGCATTTTGACCAGGAGTCAGGCATGTGGCAATACAAGCAGCCGGACTGGAGCAAGTTCAAGCAAATCATCAAGAATAATGGACCAAAATCAAAGGATCGTTTAAGGCTTAGGGAAATTTCCTATAGCAACAATAAATGGGTCATCGACGCATTGAGCGCTAAAGCATAA